Proteins found in one Streptococcus anginosus subsp. whileyi MAS624 genomic segment:
- the rpsS gene encoding 30S ribosomal protein S19: protein MGRSLKKGPFVDEHLMKKVEAQANDEKKKVIKTWSRRSTIFPSFIGYTIAVYDGRKHVPVYIQEDMVGHKLGEFAPTRTYKGHAADDKKTRR from the coding sequence ATGGGACGCAGTCTTAAAAAAGGACCTTTCGTCGATGAGCATTTGATGAAAAAAGTTGAAGCTCAAGCCAACGACGAAAAGAAAAAAGTCATCAAAACTTGGTCACGTCGCTCTACGATTTTCCCAAGTTTCATCGGATATACAATTGCAGTTTATGATGGACGTAAACATGTTCCTGTTTACATCCAAGAAGACATGGTAGGGCACAAACTTGGTGAATTTGCACCAACTCGTACTTACAAAGGTCACGCTGCTGACGACAAGAAAACACGTAGATAA
- the rplD gene encoding 50S ribosomal protein L4 — protein sequence MANVKLFDQTGKEAGEVVLNDAVFGIEPNESVVFDVVISQRASLRQGTHAVKNRSAVSGGGRKPWRQKGTGRARQGSIRSPQWRGGGTVFGPTPRSYAYKLPQKVRRLALKSVYSEKVAENKFVAVDSLSFTAPKTAEFAKVLAALSIDSKVLVILEEGNEFAALSARNLPNVKVATATTASVLDIVNSDKLLVTKEAISTIEEVLA from the coding sequence ATGGCAAACGTAAAATTATTTGACCAAACTGGTAAAGAAGCTGGTGAAGTAGTTCTTAACGATGCAGTATTTGGTATTGAGCCAAATGAATCAGTTGTCTTTGACGTTGTTATCAGTCAACGTGCAAGCCTTCGTCAAGGAACTCACGCTGTTAAAAACCGCTCTGCAGTATCAGGTGGCGGACGCAAACCATGGCGTCAAAAAGGAACTGGACGTGCGCGTCAAGGTTCTATTCGCTCTCCACAATGGCGTGGTGGTGGTACCGTATTTGGTCCAACTCCTCGTTCATATGCCTACAAACTTCCACAAAAAGTTCGTAGATTGGCACTTAAATCAGTTTATTCTGAAAAAGTTGCTGAAAACAAATTCGTAGCTGTAGACAGCCTTTCATTTACAGCTCCAAAAACTGCTGAGTTTGCGAAAGTACTTGCTGCGCTTAGCATTGATTCAAAAGTACTTGTAATTCTTGAAGAAGGAAATGAATTTGCTGCACTTTCAGCTCGTAACCTTCCAAATGTAAAAGTTGCAACTGCAACAACTGCAAGTGTTCTTGACATCGTAAATAGCGACAAACTTCTTGTTACTAAAGAAGCTATCTCTACAATCGAGGAGGTTCTTGCATAA
- the rplB gene encoding 50S ribosomal protein L2: protein MGIRVYKPTTNGRRNMTSLDFAEITTSTPEKTLLVSLNNKAGRNNNGRITVRHQGGGHKRHYRLIDFKRNKDGVEAVVKTIEYDPNRSANIALVHYTDGVKAYIIAPKGLEVGQRIVSGPEADIKIGNALPLANIPVGTLIHNIELKPGHGGELVRAAGASAQVLGQEGKYVLVRLQSGEVRMILGTCRATVGVVGNEQHGLVNLGKAGRSRWKGIRPTVRGSVMNPNDHPHGGGEGKAPVGRKAPSTPWGKPALGLKTRNKKAKSDKLIIRRRNEK, encoded by the coding sequence GTGGGAATCAGAGTTTATAAACCAACTACAAATGGTCGCCGTAATATGACTTCTTTGGATTTCGCTGAAATCACAACGAGCACTCCAGAAAAAACTTTGCTTGTTTCTTTGAACAACAAAGCTGGTCGTAACAACAACGGTCGTATCACTGTTCGTCACCAAGGCGGTGGACACAAACGCCATTACCGTTTGATTGACTTCAAACGTAACAAAGACGGTGTTGAAGCAGTTGTTAAAACAATCGAATACGATCCAAATCGTTCAGCAAACATCGCTCTTGTACATTACACTGACGGTGTGAAAGCTTACATCATCGCTCCTAAAGGTCTTGAAGTTGGTCAACGCATCGTTTCTGGACCAGAAGCGGATATTAAAATCGGAAATGCTCTTCCACTTGCTAATATCCCAGTTGGTACATTGATTCATAATATTGAATTGAAACCAGGACATGGTGGTGAATTGGTACGTGCTGCTGGAGCTTCTGCCCAAGTATTGGGACAAGAAGGTAAATATGTTCTTGTTCGTTTGCAATCAGGCGAAGTTCGCATGATTCTTGGAACTTGCCGTGCAACTGTCGGTGTTGTTGGAAATGAACAACATGGACTGGTTAACCTTGGTAAGGCTGGACGCAGCCGCTGGAAAGGCATCCGCCCAACAGTCCGCGGTTCTGTAATGAACCCGAACGATCACCCACACGGTGGTGGTGAAGGTAAAGCACCAGTTGGTCGTAAAGCACCATCTACTCCATGGGGCAAACCTGCTCTTGGACTTAAAACTCGTAACAAGAAAGCTAAATCCGACAAACTTATTATTCGTCGTCGCAACGAGAAATAG
- the rplC gene encoding 50S ribosomal protein L3: MTKGILGKKVGMTQIFTEAGELIPVTVVEATPNVVLQVKTVETDGYNAVQVGFDDLRDVLSNKPAKGHVAKANTAPKRFIREFKNIEGLEVGAEITVDTFEAGDVVDVTGTSKGKGFQGVIKRHGQSRGPMAHGSRYHRRPGSMGPVAPNRVFKNKHLAGRMGGNRVTIQNLEIAQVVPEKNVILIKGNVPGAKKSLITIKSAVKAGK, from the coding sequence ATGACAAAAGGAATCTTAGGGAAAAAAGTGGGAATGACTCAAATCTTCACTGAAGCTGGCGAATTGATCCCTGTAACTGTTGTTGAAGCAACACCAAACGTGGTTCTTCAAGTAAAAACAGTTGAAACAGATGGTTATAACGCTGTTCAAGTCGGTTTTGACGACCTTCGTGATGTATTGAGCAACAAACCTGCTAAAGGACATGTAGCGAAAGCTAACACGGCTCCTAAGCGCTTCATTCGTGAATTCAAAAACATTGAAGGCTTAGAGGTCGGTGCAGAAATCACAGTGGATACATTCGAAGCTGGCGATGTTGTTGATGTAACAGGAACTTCAAAAGGTAAAGGTTTCCAAGGTGTTATCAAACGCCACGGTCAATCACGTGGTCCAATGGCTCACGGTTCTCGTTATCACCGTCGTCCTGGTTCTATGGGACCAGTTGCGCCTAACCGTGTTTTCAAAAACAAACACTTGGCAGGACGCATGGGTGGCAACCGTGTAACGATTCAAAACCTTGAAATCGCACAAGTTGTTCCAGAGAAAAACGTTATCCTCATCAAAGGTAACGTGCCTGGTGCTAAGAAATCTCTTATCACTATCAAGTCAGCAGTTAAAGCTGGTAAATAA
- a CDS encoding 50S ribosomal protein L23, translating into MNLYDVIKKPIITESTMALLEEGKYVFEVDTRAHKLLIKQAVEAAFDGVKVANVNTINVKPKAKRVGRYTGFTNKTKKAIITLTADSKAIELFGAEAE; encoded by the coding sequence ATGAATTTGTATGACGTAATCAAAAAGCCTATCATCACAGAAAGCACAATGGCTCTTCTTGAAGAAGGCAAATACGTATTTGAAGTGGACACTCGTGCTCATAAACTTTTGATCAAACAAGCGGTTGAAGCTGCTTTTGACGGAGTGAAAGTTGCAAATGTGAACACAATCAATGTAAAACCAAAAGCAAAACGCGTTGGACGTTACACTGGTTTTACAAATAAAACTAAAAAAGCTATCATCACTCTTACAGCTGATTCTAAAGCAATCGAGTTGTTCGGTGCTGAAGCAGAATAA
- the rplV gene encoding 50S ribosomal protein L22, whose amino-acid sequence MAEITSAKAMARTVRVSPRKSRLVLDNIRGKDVADAIAILKFTPNKAAGIIEKVLNSAIANAENNFGLEKANLVVSEAYANEGPTMKRFRPRAKGSASPINKRTSHITVVVAEK is encoded by the coding sequence ATGGCAGAAATTACTTCAGCTAAAGCAATGGCTCGTACAGTGCGCGTTTCACCTCGTAAATCTCGTCTAGTTCTTGACAATATCCGCGGGAAAGACGTCGCTGACGCAATCGCAATCTTGAAATTCACACCAAACAAAGCTGCTGGCATTATCGAAAAAGTGTTGAACTCAGCAATCGCTAATGCAGAAAACAACTTTGGTTTGGAAAAAGCAAACTTGGTAGTATCTGAAGCTTACGCAAACGAAGGACCAACAATGAAACGTTTCCGTCCACGCGCAAAAGGTTCAGCTTCACCAATCAACAAACGCACTAGCCACATCACAGTGGTCGTTGCAGAAAAATAA
- the rpsJ gene encoding 30S ribosomal protein S10, translating into MANKKIRIRLKAYEHRTLDTAAAKIVETATRTGAEVAGPIPLPTERSLYTIIRATHKYKDSREQFEMRTHKRLIDIINPTQKTVDALMKLDLPSGVNVEIKL; encoded by the coding sequence ATGGCAAACAAAAAAATCCGTATCCGTTTGAAAGCATACGAACATCGTACACTTGATACAGCGGCTGCAAAAATCGTAGAAACTGCTACTCGTACAGGTGCAGAAGTTGCAGGACCAATCCCACTTCCAACTGAACGCAGCCTCTACACAATCATTCGTGCGACTCACAAATACAAAGATTCTCGCGAACAATTTGAAATGCGTACACACAAACGCTTGATTGACATCATCAACCCAACTCAAAAAACAGTTGATGCTTTGATGAAATTGGATCTTCCAAGTGGTGTGAACGTAGAGATTAAACTTTAA